One window of the Salvelinus fontinalis isolate EN_2023a chromosome 2, ASM2944872v1, whole genome shotgun sequence genome contains the following:
- the LOC129823839 gene encoding cyclin-dependent kinase 5 activator 1-like, with product MGTVLSLSPSYRKAALFEDGPATVGHYTAVQNSKNSKDAKSLKRQSLISVLPWKRIVAVSAKRKGSKKLPPDDGQKVSTEHTITNSQKLKKSQSCANLSSFTTQEPTIAATIPTSKTVSNVAAATKKNSLTGSIGGQATNAGTPKRVIVQASTSELMRSLGEFLCRRCYRLKRLSPTDPVLWLRSVDRSLLLQGWQDQGFITPANVVFLYMLCRDVVSSEVASERELQASLLTCLYLSYSYMGNEISYPLKPFLVEAEKEAFWDRCLEIINRMSGKMLQINSDPHYFTQVFADLKNESKKEEEKTRLLIGLDR from the coding sequence ATGGGTACTGTACTGTCCCTCTCCCCCAGCTACCGGAAGGCGGCCCTGTTCGAGGATGGCCCGGCCACTGTGGGCCATTACACGGCCGTCCAGAACAGCAAAAACTCCAAGGACGCCAAGAGCCTCAAGCGCCAGTCCCTCATCAGTGTGTTGCCATGGAAACGCATTGTGGCAGTATCTGCCAAACGGAAAGGTTCCAAAAAGCTTCCACCCGACGACGGGCAGAAGGTCAGCACTGAGCACACCATCACCAACAGCCAGAAGCTGAAGAAGTCCCAGTCCTGCGCCAACTTGTCCTCTTTCACCACGCAGGAACCCACCATAGCTGCCACCATCCCCACCTCCAAGACCGTCTCCAACGTGGCCGCAGCCACCAAGAAGAACTCGCTGACCGGTTCCATTGGGGGCCAGGCAACGAACGCGGGCACACCCAAGCGCGTGATTGTCCAGGCCTCCACCAGCGAGCTAATGCGTAGTTTGGGTGAGTTCCTGTGCCGGCGCTGCTACCGGCTGAAGCGCCTGTCGCCCACCGACCCAGTGCTGTGGTTGCGAAGCGTGGAtcgctccctcctcctccagggcTGGCAGGACCAGGGCTTCATCACCCCGGCCAACGTGGTCTTTCTCTACATGCTGTGCCGCGATGTGGTCTCCTCCGAGGTGGCCAGCGAGAGGGAGCTGCAAGCCTCTCTGCTCACCTGCCTCTACCTGTCCTACTCTTATATGGGCAACGAGATCTCCTACCCACTCAAGCCCTTCCTGGTGGAGGCTGAGAAGGAGGCCTTTTGGGACCGCTGCCTGGAAATCATCAACCGCATGAGTGGCAAGATGCTGCAGATCAACTCCGACCCGCACTACTTCACCCAGGTGTTCGCTGACCTCAAAAACGAGAGcaagaaggaggaagagaagacaAGGTTGTTGATAGGCCTCGATCGATAA